From a single Brassica napus cultivar Da-Ae chromosome C9, Da-Ae, whole genome shotgun sequence genomic region:
- the LOC106372197 gene encoding caffeoylshikimate esterase-like isoform X1, which translates to MALSSAKLFLFSPLHGFTDKGRPVWQRKSSMAELDNEELRRLKDVNMDEAPARRHVRDCFKDIQHNLDHILIKTPGDGIKTKESYEVNSRGVEIFSKSWLPEASRPRALVCFCHGYGDTCTFFFEGIARRLALSGYGVFAMDYPGFGLSEGLHGYISSFDLLVEDVIEHFSNIKENSEFSSLPSFLFGQSMGGAVSLKIHFKQPNAWTGAVLVAPMCKIAEDMVPPPVLKHILIGLSSVLPKHKLVPQKDLTDAAFRDVTKRKLAPYNVICYCDKPRLRTAVEMLRTTQEIEQQLHKVCLPILILHGEADRMTDPSVSRELYEKAKSSDKKIVLYKDAFHSLLEGEPDEVILRVLSDIISWLDDHSLQVEGS; encoded by the exons GGTTTACAGACAAGGGAAGGCCAGTGTGGCAGAGGAAGAGCTCGATGGCAGAGCTAGACAACGAGGAGCTCCGGCGATTGAAGGATGTTAACATGGACGAAGCTCCGGCTCGCCGTCATGTTCGTGATTGCTTTAAAGATATTCAGCATAATCTCGATCATATCCTCATCAAg ACTCCAGGAGATGGAATTAAGACAAAGGAG TCTTATGAGGTGAATTCAAGAGGAGTTGAGATATTCTCAAAAAGCTGGCTTCCTGAAGCTTCTAGGCCCAGAGCTCTTGTTTGTTTCTGCCATGGTTATGGAGATACTTGCACGTTTTTCTTCGAAG GGATTGCAAGGAGATTGGCATTGTCGGGATATGGAGTTTTCGCTATGGATTATCCAGGGTTTGGCTTATCGGAAGGCTTGCACGGCTATATTTCTAGCTTTGATCTTCTTGTTGAAGATGTCATTGAGCATTTCTCCAACATCAAAG AGAATTCTGAGTTTAGTTCTCTACCTAGCTTTCTGTTTGGGCAGTCAATGGGTGGAGCAGTGTCgctcaaaatacattttaaacaACCAAATGCTTGGACCGGTGCAGTCTTGGTAGCACCCATGTGCAAA attgcAGAGGATATGGTGCCACCACCTGTATTGAAACATATTTTGATCGGTTTATCTAGTGTTCTACCGAAACACAAGCTGGTTCCCCAAAAGGACTTAACTGATGCAGCTTTTAGAGATGTCACTAAGAGAAAAttg gCACCATACAACGTCATTTGTTATTGCGACAAGCCGCGTCTACGGACTGCTGTAGAAATGCTTCGAACAACTCAGGAGATTGAGCAACAGTTGCACAAG GTGTGTTTGCCAATACTGATTCTACACGGAGAGGCTGATAGAATGACAGACCCATCAGTGAGCAGAGAGCTTTACGAGAAAGCCAAAAGTTCAGACAAGAAGATAGTTCTGTATAAAGATGCTTTTCATTCTCTGCTGGAAGGCGAACCAGACGAAGTAATCCTCCGTGTCTTGTCCGATATTATCTCCTGGCTTGACGACCATAGCTTGCAAGTTGAAGGATCATAA
- the LOC106372197 gene encoding caffeoylshikimate esterase-like isoform X3, giving the protein MALSSAKLFLFSPLHGRHLSSSITNNILTNMRLLVLKSKVFFLCLNLYCVVAWRYCVNLGFTDKGRPVWQRKSSMAELDNEELRRLKDVNMDEAPARRHVRDCFKDIQHNLDHILIKTPGDGIKTKESYEVNSRGVEIFSKSWLPEASRPRALVCFCHGYGDTCTFFFEGIARRLALSGYGVFAMDYPGFGLSEGLHGYISSFDLLVEDVIEHFSNIKENSEFSSLPSFLFGQSMGGAVSLKIHFKQPNAWTGAVLVAPMCKIAEDMVPPPVLKHILIGLSSVLPKHKLVPQKDLTDAAFRDVTKRKLAPYNVICYCDKPRLRTAVEMLRTTQEIEQQLHKVCLPILILHGEADRMTDPSVSRELYEKAKSSDKKIVLYKDAFHSLLEGEPDEVILRVLSDIISWLDDHSLQVEGS; this is encoded by the exons GTCAAtcactaataatattttaacgaACATGAgacttttagttttaaaaagtaaagttttttttctttgtttgaacTTATATTGTGTTGTTGCGTGGAGATATTGTGTTAACTTAGGGTTTACAGACAAGGGAAGGCCAGTGTGGCAGAGGAAGAGCTCGATGGCAGAGCTAGACAACGAGGAGCTCCGGCGATTGAAGGATGTTAACATGGACGAAGCTCCGGCTCGCCGTCATGTTCGTGATTGCTTTAAAGATATTCAGCATAATCTCGATCATATCCTCATCAAg ACTCCAGGAGATGGAATTAAGACAAAGGAG TCTTATGAGGTGAATTCAAGAGGAGTTGAGATATTCTCAAAAAGCTGGCTTCCTGAAGCTTCTAGGCCCAGAGCTCTTGTTTGTTTCTGCCATGGTTATGGAGATACTTGCACGTTTTTCTTCGAAG GGATTGCAAGGAGATTGGCATTGTCGGGATATGGAGTTTTCGCTATGGATTATCCAGGGTTTGGCTTATCGGAAGGCTTGCACGGCTATATTTCTAGCTTTGATCTTCTTGTTGAAGATGTCATTGAGCATTTCTCCAACATCAAAG AGAATTCTGAGTTTAGTTCTCTACCTAGCTTTCTGTTTGGGCAGTCAATGGGTGGAGCAGTGTCgctcaaaatacattttaaacaACCAAATGCTTGGACCGGTGCAGTCTTGGTAGCACCCATGTGCAAA attgcAGAGGATATGGTGCCACCACCTGTATTGAAACATATTTTGATCGGTTTATCTAGTGTTCTACCGAAACACAAGCTGGTTCCCCAAAAGGACTTAACTGATGCAGCTTTTAGAGATGTCACTAAGAGAAAAttg gCACCATACAACGTCATTTGTTATTGCGACAAGCCGCGTCTACGGACTGCTGTAGAAATGCTTCGAACAACTCAGGAGATTGAGCAACAGTTGCACAAG GTGTGTTTGCCAATACTGATTCTACACGGAGAGGCTGATAGAATGACAGACCCATCAGTGAGCAGAGAGCTTTACGAGAAAGCCAAAAGTTCAGACAAGAAGATAGTTCTGTATAAAGATGCTTTTCATTCTCTGCTGGAAGGCGAACCAGACGAAGTAATCCTCCGTGTCTTGTCCGATATTATCTCCTGGCTTGACGACCATAGCTTGCAAGTTGAAGGATCATAA
- the LOC106372197 gene encoding caffeoylshikimate esterase-like isoform X2 has protein sequence MALSSAKLFLFSPLHGRHLSSSITNNILTNMRLLVLKSKVFFLCLNLYCVVAWRYCVNLGFTDKGRPVWQRKSSMAELDNEELRRLKDVNMDEAPARRHVRDCFKDIQHNLDHILIKTPGDGIKTKESYEVNSRGVEIFSKSWLPEASRPRALVCFCHGYGDTCTFFFEGIARRLALSGYGVFAMDYPGFGLSEGLHGYISSFDLLVEDVIEHFSNIKENSEFSSLPSFLFGQSMGGAVSLKIHFKQPNAWTGAVLVAPMCKAPYNVICYCDKPRLRTAVEMLRTTQEIEQQLHKVCLPILILHGEADRMTDPSVSRELYEKAKSSDKKIVLYKDAFHSLLEGEPDEVILRVLSDIISWLDDHSLQVEGS, from the exons GTCAAtcactaataatattttaacgaACATGAgacttttagttttaaaaagtaaagttttttttctttgtttgaacTTATATTGTGTTGTTGCGTGGAGATATTGTGTTAACTTAGGGTTTACAGACAAGGGAAGGCCAGTGTGGCAGAGGAAGAGCTCGATGGCAGAGCTAGACAACGAGGAGCTCCGGCGATTGAAGGATGTTAACATGGACGAAGCTCCGGCTCGCCGTCATGTTCGTGATTGCTTTAAAGATATTCAGCATAATCTCGATCATATCCTCATCAAg ACTCCAGGAGATGGAATTAAGACAAAGGAG TCTTATGAGGTGAATTCAAGAGGAGTTGAGATATTCTCAAAAAGCTGGCTTCCTGAAGCTTCTAGGCCCAGAGCTCTTGTTTGTTTCTGCCATGGTTATGGAGATACTTGCACGTTTTTCTTCGAAG GGATTGCAAGGAGATTGGCATTGTCGGGATATGGAGTTTTCGCTATGGATTATCCAGGGTTTGGCTTATCGGAAGGCTTGCACGGCTATATTTCTAGCTTTGATCTTCTTGTTGAAGATGTCATTGAGCATTTCTCCAACATCAAAG AGAATTCTGAGTTTAGTTCTCTACCTAGCTTTCTGTTTGGGCAGTCAATGGGTGGAGCAGTGTCgctcaaaatacattttaaacaACCAAATGCTTGGACCGGTGCAGTCTTGGTAGCACCCATGTGCAAA gCACCATACAACGTCATTTGTTATTGCGACAAGCCGCGTCTACGGACTGCTGTAGAAATGCTTCGAACAACTCAGGAGATTGAGCAACAGTTGCACAAG GTGTGTTTGCCAATACTGATTCTACACGGAGAGGCTGATAGAATGACAGACCCATCAGTGAGCAGAGAGCTTTACGAGAAAGCCAAAAGTTCAGACAAGAAGATAGTTCTGTATAAAGATGCTTTTCATTCTCTGCTGGAAGGCGAACCAGACGAAGTAATCCTCCGTGTCTTGTCCGATATTATCTCCTGGCTTGACGACCATAGCTTGCAAGTTGAAGGATCATAA
- the LOC106372197 gene encoding caffeoylshikimate esterase-like isoform X4, with product MAELDNEELRRLKDVNMDEAPARRHVRDCFKDIQHNLDHILIKTPGDGIKTKESYEVNSRGVEIFSKSWLPEASRPRALVCFCHGYGDTCTFFFEGIARRLALSGYGVFAMDYPGFGLSEGLHGYISSFDLLVEDVIEHFSNIKENSEFSSLPSFLFGQSMGGAVSLKIHFKQPNAWTGAVLVAPMCKIAEDMVPPPVLKHILIGLSSVLPKHKLVPQKDLTDAAFRDVTKRKLAPYNVICYCDKPRLRTAVEMLRTTQEIEQQLHKVCLPILILHGEADRMTDPSVSRELYEKAKSSDKKIVLYKDAFHSLLEGEPDEVILRVLSDIISWLDDHSLQVEGS from the exons ATGGCAGAGCTAGACAACGAGGAGCTCCGGCGATTGAAGGATGTTAACATGGACGAAGCTCCGGCTCGCCGTCATGTTCGTGATTGCTTTAAAGATATTCAGCATAATCTCGATCATATCCTCATCAAg ACTCCAGGAGATGGAATTAAGACAAAGGAG TCTTATGAGGTGAATTCAAGAGGAGTTGAGATATTCTCAAAAAGCTGGCTTCCTGAAGCTTCTAGGCCCAGAGCTCTTGTTTGTTTCTGCCATGGTTATGGAGATACTTGCACGTTTTTCTTCGAAG GGATTGCAAGGAGATTGGCATTGTCGGGATATGGAGTTTTCGCTATGGATTATCCAGGGTTTGGCTTATCGGAAGGCTTGCACGGCTATATTTCTAGCTTTGATCTTCTTGTTGAAGATGTCATTGAGCATTTCTCCAACATCAAAG AGAATTCTGAGTTTAGTTCTCTACCTAGCTTTCTGTTTGGGCAGTCAATGGGTGGAGCAGTGTCgctcaaaatacattttaaacaACCAAATGCTTGGACCGGTGCAGTCTTGGTAGCACCCATGTGCAAA attgcAGAGGATATGGTGCCACCACCTGTATTGAAACATATTTTGATCGGTTTATCTAGTGTTCTACCGAAACACAAGCTGGTTCCCCAAAAGGACTTAACTGATGCAGCTTTTAGAGATGTCACTAAGAGAAAAttg gCACCATACAACGTCATTTGTTATTGCGACAAGCCGCGTCTACGGACTGCTGTAGAAATGCTTCGAACAACTCAGGAGATTGAGCAACAGTTGCACAAG GTGTGTTTGCCAATACTGATTCTACACGGAGAGGCTGATAGAATGACAGACCCATCAGTGAGCAGAGAGCTTTACGAGAAAGCCAAAAGTTCAGACAAGAAGATAGTTCTGTATAAAGATGCTTTTCATTCTCTGCTGGAAGGCGAACCAGACGAAGTAATCCTCCGTGTCTTGTCCGATATTATCTCCTGGCTTGACGACCATAGCTTGCAAGTTGAAGGATCATAA